Genomic window (Polycladomyces subterraneus):
CCGGCGCGAAGCGGTGGAACACGGCATTGCCTGCCTCACGTCGCTGGATACGGTGGAAGCGCTCCTCACCACGCTGGAGTCGATCTACCTGACTGCGGACCCGATCGGTCAGCCGGTGACGGGTCGGAAGAAAATGGGTGTGCTGGTGGGCTAAATCCGGCACACCCGGAGAATATCAGATTCGGAAAGGAGACATCCGATGACAGCTTCAACCGGCCAATCCGTTCCCACCATCATCATCGCACTGGACTTGCCGACGCAGGATGCGGCCGAATCGTTCCTGTCACGGTGGCCCAGGGAGAAACGTCCGTTTCTCAAAGTGGGCATGCAGTTGTTTTACGCCACGGGTCCCGCATGGGTGGCCAGATTGAAAGAGCGGGGGTATCCGGTGTTTCTCGATCTGAAATTGCACGATATTCCCCATACTGTTTATCATGCCGTGAAATCTGTCGCCAACCTGGGAGTGGATATGCTCACCCTCCATGTGGGAGGCGGCGTCTCCATGATGGCCGCGGCGCGGGAAGCGGCAGAGGCGTCTGGAGCGGGCACCATGCGGTTGGTCGGCGTCACCCAACTCACATCCACTGATCGCCGGACGATGAACGAGGAGATCGGCATTCCGGGCACAGTGGGGGATTGCGTCCGGCGATATGCGGGGCTGGCTGCCCAAGCGGGCCTGCACGGGGTGGTTTGTTCCGGTTGGGAAGTGCCGATGGTCAAACAAGCCATGCGGGAAGCGAGCGTGGAAGGGATCGCGGTGGTGCCCGGCATCCGGCCACAGGGGGTAGCATCCGATGACCAGAAACGGGTGATGACACCGGAGCAGGCAGTACAGAACGGCGCTGATTATTTGGTGGTAGGCCGGGCTGTTTTGCGAGCGGATGATCCGGTGCGCGCATACGAACAGATCCAACAGGATATCACAAAAGCGAGGAGGATATGACGATGGCGTGGGATGTACGTGAAGCCATTCAGCGGACGGGCGTGTTGAAAGAAGGCCATTTCCTTCTCTCCTCCGGCCGGCACAGCGCCCAATACATGCAGTGCGCACAATTGTTGCAACACCCGGAGGAGGCGGAGCAGGCTGGAAGGGCACTGGCCAATCTGTTTCGGGATGAAAAGGTGGATTTGGTGATCGGACCGGCGTTGGGCGGTGTGATCATCGCCCACGAAGTGGCGCGGGCACTCGGGGTACGGTGTCTGTTCGCCGAACGACAAAACGGGGAAATGACTCTGCGCCGTGGCTTCAAAATCCAACCCGGCGAGCGTGTTCTTATCGTCGAAGACGTAGTGACCACGGGCGGATCGGTGATGGAAGTGGTGCGTCTGGTTCAAGCGGCGGGCGGACGGGTGGTCGGGATCGGCTCCATCGTCGACCGTAGTGGCGGCAGCACTCCGTTTGACGTGCCGTATCGGGCGTTGCTGCCGTATGAAATCCCCAGCTACAATCCAGAGGCATGCCCGTTGTGCAAGGAAGGCATCCCCGCGATCAAACCGGGCAGTCGCATGG
Coding sequences:
- the pyrE gene encoding orotate phosphoribosyltransferase, which gives rise to MAWDVREAIQRTGVLKEGHFLLSSGRHSAQYMQCAQLLQHPEEAEQAGRALANLFRDEKVDLVIGPALGGVIIAHEVARALGVRCLFAERQNGEMTLRRGFKIQPGERVLIVEDVVTTGGSVMEVVRLVQAAGGRVVGIGSIVDRSGGSTPFDVPYRALLPYEIPSYNPEACPLCKEGIPAIKPGSRMVKAG
- the pyrF gene encoding orotidine-5'-phosphate decarboxylase, producing the protein MTASTGQSVPTIIIALDLPTQDAAESFLSRWPREKRPFLKVGMQLFYATGPAWVARLKERGYPVFLDLKLHDIPHTVYHAVKSVANLGVDMLTLHVGGGVSMMAAAREAAEASGAGTMRLVGVTQLTSTDRRTMNEEIGIPGTVGDCVRRYAGLAAQAGLHGVVCSGWEVPMVKQAMREASVEGIAVVPGIRPQGVASDDQKRVMTPEQAVQNGADYLVVGRAVLRADDPVRAYEQIQQDITKARRI